In the Alkaliphilus oremlandii OhILAs genome, one interval contains:
- a CDS encoding stalk domain-containing protein, which yields MKRKIKRLLILALLLSQGIFSFAESNKPYEGIDGWDNGMRRVYNYGQVGVIDEEGEFIIPFVSGFDLMISGEYILLLNQNSDIKTKILTKENEEIYSSDTQVVYYYDGEHSILSRFTGTYSEDPDNPYEIWEFAIGDKNFNPISEFEYSYIQVNKEHNFSYLFSEKDGKYGVIDWNGNVILPTEYDWITSLGREFNETVCVIRKDNKYGLFDGRTGKIVADCKYDNFSGYGSGLIAMQHNGKWGYLNDRGETVIQFQYDRALEFLSGYAHVIKNGKSGLIDPKGSYVIPCEYDYISGFAGETLTYGNSTSSYELIHPYASRDINIYKHLVWSDEREGINYWIYSDQEPFIEKGRTMVPIRVAAEYSGYNVKWVEDTKEIILFNEAKVIKLTIGSNIAIVNNFDDGILASTVVLDAPAKIVGGRTVVPLRFLAEHGGKTVIWENEQRNVIILD from the coding sequence ATGAAGCGAAAAATAAAAAGGTTATTGATACTAGCACTATTACTTTCCCAAGGAATCTTCTCTTTTGCAGAGAGTAATAAGCCCTATGAAGGTATTGATGGGTGGGACAATGGTATGCGGAGAGTCTACAACTACGGTCAGGTCGGTGTCATAGATGAAGAAGGAGAATTTATAATTCCTTTTGTTTCAGGATTTGATCTGATGATTTCTGGAGAGTATATACTTTTGCTGAACCAGAATAGCGATATAAAAACTAAAATTCTAACGAAAGAAAACGAAGAAATTTATTCTTCTGATACACAGGTGGTATATTATTACGATGGAGAACATAGTATTTTGTCTAGATTTACGGGAACATATTCAGAAGACCCGGATAACCCCTATGAAATTTGGGAATTTGCCATAGGTGATAAAAATTTTAATCCCATCAGCGAATTTGAATATTCCTATATCCAAGTGAATAAAGAACATAATTTCTCCTACTTGTTTTCTGAAAAAGATGGCAAATATGGTGTTATAGATTGGAATGGTAATGTGATCCTTCCTACAGAATATGATTGGATTACATCTCTAGGCAGAGAATTTAATGAGACCGTGTGCGTGATACGCAAAGATAATAAATACGGTCTTTTCGATGGAAGAACAGGGAAAATCGTTGCAGATTGTAAGTACGATAACTTTAGTGGCTATGGCAGTGGACTCATAGCTATGCAGCATAATGGAAAATGGGGATATTTAAATGATAGAGGAGAAACTGTAATCCAGTTTCAATATGATAGAGCCCTTGAATTCCTAAGTGGGTATGCCCATGTCATAAAGAACGGCAAAAGTGGCTTAATTGACCCGAAGGGAAGCTATGTAATTCCCTGCGAATACGATTATATTTCTGGATTTGCTGGTGAAACCCTTACCTACGGAAACAGTACGTCATCCTACGAGTTGATTCATCCTTATGCAAGCAGAGATATTAATATCTATAAACATTTGGTTTGGTCAGATGAACGAGAAGGAATAAATTATTGGATTTATTCAGACCAAGAGCCATTTATAGAAAAGGGGAGAACTATGGTGCCGATTCGGGTAGCAGCAGAGTATAGCGGTTACAACGTGAAGTGGGTTGAAGATACGAAGGAAATTATATTATTCAATGAAGCTAAGGTTATTAAACTAACAATCGGAAGTAACATCGCAATTGTAAATAATTTTGATGACGGAATTTTAGCAAGTACTGTTGTGCTAGATGCACCAGCTAAAATTGTTGGTGGCAGAACCGTGGTTCCTTTAAGATTTCTTGCAGAACATGGCGGCAAAACTGTAATTTGGGAGAATGAGCAGAGGAATGTTATCATTTTAGATTAA